In Budorcas taxicolor isolate Tak-1 chromosome 16, Takin1.1, whole genome shotgun sequence, the following are encoded in one genomic region:
- the PLOD1 gene encoding procollagen-lysine,2-oxoglutarate 5-dioxygenase 1 — translation MRLLLLLAPLGWLLLAETKGDAKPEDNLLVLTVATKETEGFRRFKRSAQFFNYKIQALGLGEDWPGEAMSAGGGLKVRLLKKALEKHADKENLVILFTDSYDVVFASGPRELLKKFRQARSQVVFSAEELIYPDRRLEAKYPVVSDGKRFLGSGGFIGYAPNLSKLVAEWEGQDSDSDQLFYTKIFLDPEKREQINITLDHRCRIFQNLDGALDEVVLKFEMGQVRARNLAYDTLPVLIHGNGPTKLQLNYLGNYIPRFWTFETGCAVCDEGLRSLKGIGDEALPTVLVGVFIEQPTPFLSLFFQRLLRLHYPQKRLRLFIHNHEQHHKAQVEQFLAEHGDEYQSVKLVGPEVRVANADARNMGADLCRQDRGCTYYFSVDADVALTEPRTLRVLIEQNKNVITPLMTRHGRLWSNFWGALSADGYYARSEDYVDIVQGRRVGVWNVPYISNIYLIKGSALRAELQETDLFHHSKLDPDMAFCANIRQQDVFMFLTNRHSFGHLLSLDSYQTTHLHNDLWEVFSNPEDWKEKYIHENYTKALAGKMVEMPCPDVYWFPIFTETACDELVEEMEHYGQWSLGDNKDNRIQGGYENVPTIDIHMNQINFEREWHKFLVEYIAPMTEKLYPGYYTRAQFDLAFVVRYKPDEQPSLVPHHDASTFTINIALNRVGVDYEGGGCRFLRYNCSIRAPRKGWTLMHPGRLTHYHEGLPTTKGTRYIAVSFVDP, via the exons ACAACCTTTTGGTCCTCACCGTGGCCACGAAGGAGACCGAGGGGTTCCGACGCTTTAAGCGCTCAGCTCAGTTCTTCAACTACAAGATCCAG gcgctggggctgggggaggactgGCCTGGGGAGGCGATGTCAGCAGGCGGAGGGCTGAAGGTCCGGCTGCTGAAGAAAGCCCTGGAGAAGCATGCCGACAAGGAGAACCTGGTCATTCTCTTCACAGACAG CTACGATGTGGTGTTTGCCTCGGGGCCCCGAGAGCTCCTGAAGAAGTTCCGGCAGGCCAGGAGCCAGGTGGTTTTCTCGGCCGAGGAGCTCATCTACCCGGACCGCAGGCTGGAGGCCAAGTACCCGGTGGTGTCCGATGGCAAGAGGTTCCTGGGTTCTGGAG gcttcaTCGGTTATGCCCCCAACCTCAGCAAACTGGTGGCAGAGTGGGAAGGCCAGGACAGCGACAGCGACCAGCTCTTTTACACCAAGATCTTCCTGGACCCAGAGAAGAGG GAGCAGATCAATATCACCCTGGACCACCGTTGCCGAATCTTCCAGAATTTGGATGGAGCCTTGG ATGAGGTCGTGCTCAAGTTTGAAATGGGCCAAGTGAGAGCAAGGAACCTGGCCTACGACACCCTCCCGGTCCTGATTCATGGCAACGGGCCCACCAAG CTGCAGCTGAACTACTTGGGCAACTACATCCCGCGCTTCTGGACCTTCGAGACGGGGTGCGCCGTGTGTGACGAGGGCCTGCGCAGCCTCAAAGGCATTGGG GATGAAGCTCTGCCCACCGTCCTGGTCGGCGTGTTCATCGAACAGCCCACCCCGTTCCTGTCCCTGTTCTTCCAGCGGCTCCTGCGCCTCCACTACCCCCAAAAACGGTTGAGGCTTTTCATTCACAACCAC GAGCAGCACCACAAGGCTCAGGTGGagcagttcctggcagagcatgGCGACGAGTACCAGTCTGTGAAACTGGTGGGCCCCGAGGTGCGGGTGGCCAACGCAGATGCCAGGAACATGGGCGC GGACTTGTGCCGGCAGGACCGTGGCTGCACTTACTACTTCAGTGTGGATGCCGACGTGGCCCTGACCGAGCCCAGAACCCTGCGGGTGCTGATCGAGCAGAACAA GAACGTTATCACCCCATTGATGACCCGCCATGGGAGGCTGTGGTCGAACTTCTGGGGTGCACTGAGTGCAGATGGCTACTACGCCCGCTCTGAGGACTACGTGGACATCGTTCAGGGGCGGCGTGT GGGTGTCTGGAATGTACCCTACATCTCAAACATCTACCTGATCAAGGGAAGCGCCCTGCGGGCTGAGTTGCAGGAGACAGACCTGTTCCACCACAGCAAGCTGGACCCCGACATGGCCTTCTGTGCCAATATCCGGCAGCAG GATGTGTTCATGTTCCTGACCAACCGGCactcctttggccacctgctcTCCCTGGACAGCTACCAGACCACTCACCTCCACAACGACCTCTGGGAGGTGTTCAGCAACCCCGAG gactggaaggagAAATACATCCACGAGAACTACACCAAGGCCTTGGCGGGGAAGATGGTGGAGATG CCTTGCCCGGACGTCTACTGGTTCCCCATCTTCACGGAGACGGCCTGTGATGAGCTGGTGGAGGAGATGGAGCACTACGGCCAGTGGTCCCTGGGAGATAACAAG GACAACCGCATCCAGGGTGGCTACGAAAACGTGCCAACCATCGACATCCACATGAACCAGATCAACTTTGAGCGGGAGTGGCACAAGTTCCTGGTGGAGTACATCGCCCCCATGACGGAGAAACTCTACCCGGGCTACTACACCAGG GCCCAATTCGACCTGGCCTTTGTCGTCCGCTACAAGCCCGATGAGCAGCCCTCGCTGGTGCCACACCATGACGCCTCCACCTTCACCATCAACATCGCCCTGAACCGGGTTGGAGTGGATTATGAG GGTGGGGGCTGTCGGTTCCTGCGCTACAACTGCTCCATCCGAGCCCCACGGAAGGGCTGGACCCTGATGCACCCCGGGCGACTCACACACTACCACGAGGGGCTCCCCACCACCAAAGGCACTCGCTACATCGCAGTCTCCTTCGTCGATCCCTAA